ATATTCATCTGTCCTCTAAATTTTCATCTTTAATCATTCTTATTGCCTCATTTGCAGCTTCCTTTATAATATACTCGGTACTATTGCTACAATTTTCCAGAAAAGGAAGGTATTTCAAATTATAAGTATCACCTATTATTTCTAAAACATACGCTGCTCCTTGTAAATTACAATCAGATACTTTAGATATCAAAAAGTCCATATTTATAAATTCTGTTGCTTCCTTTTCCAAAGAAAGAAAATTTAATAAATATATCATTCCTTCAATTTTTTCTTCATCTTTTTCTTTTTTCAAATAATCTTCCAAAACACCGCATACCGTTTTCAACTCATCATTTGAAAATATATGGTATCTTAAGGTCATATCCAAAGAATACAAATCACTACTTTCTCTATTCTCTATTATTTCCCTTATTTCAGAAATGATATCAATTTTTTTCTTTTCATATCTTAACGCAAATATTCTTCCGGCATTTAACACTTCTCTTCTTATTATCACATCCTCTTCATATGCAAAAAGATTAATTATATTATTAAATTTCTCTTTCCCTGAATATGCCAAAATATAAAGTAAGTAAATTAGTGATTTTTTATCATGATATTTTTCATTATAAAAAGAAGAACCTTTAGCATACATATAAATCAGCTTTACTAAAAAATCTAAGCGTATATTTTTTATAACTTCCTTTTTCTCTGATAACTTATATATTATGAATAATATTTTTTCTTTTATTTTGCTATCATTTGTACTTGCTAACTGATCTATCAATGAGTTGCAAATTTTTATTTTTTCATTTGTCTCATATTTAAAAACTTTCTCAATATTTTTTATTATCTTATCTATCATTATTTTAGATTTATAATCTTTTATAATAGTTATAATTACCACATACTTTCGTGTTTTATTTAATCAACTAATTATAGTTAAAAATATTATTATTAATACTTTTTCTCTCTTAAAGGGAATTCAATATATCCAACATTTTCTTATCGTTTCTCTTTTGTGCTATTTTTAAAGGACTTTGTTCTTTCATAAATTCATTTGTGTACTCAGTGTTTTTACTCAATCCATTCATTATTAAAAGCTTTGCTGCCTCATAGTTCCTCACTTGAACTGCTGTAAAAAGAGGATTCAGTGCGTACACTCTTGTGTCTATTTTAATATTTTTATTCAAAAGTAACTCTACCACTTCATTCATACTTTTTCGTATTGCAGTATTCAATTCCTGACCGTTGAATTTATTTATATTGATTCCCTGAGATATCAAATATTTTGCTATTTCTACCTGATCAGCTTTTATAGCGGCATTAAGAAATGATCCTTCTTTTGAAACCATATTTATATTTTTATTCATTTCATTTTTTAATTTCTCTATATCCCCCGTATAAATTAGTGTTGTTATATCATTTGTTTTTCTTACTATTTCTTCTGATTCACCCCATAAAAATTCTTCTCTGTATCTTAACATATAGTTTTTATATTCTTCAGTTTTAGGATCAGGTCCGTAAAGAACAGCCTCAATAAATTCCTGTGGTGGTTTATAACCATATTTGATTATATAGTAAAATATTAAATCTGGAGCTGCATACCTAACTCCATTTTCACCCAATACCCTAATTTCTAAAAATCCTAAATTTTGAATTTCTCCATTATACTCTATTTTCTTTGGTTCAAAACAATCTCTCACTGTATAAATAGGAGATTGTACGTAGCTGAATAATTTTTCTAAAAATTCATTTGAAACCTCTCCAACAGGAAATTTATTTTTATCCATCCTATATTTTTAGCATTTTCAAAATAATGACAACTATAATATGTTAAATCATCATAGTAATATCTCACTTTCTCTCCTCTTTAATATAAAAATATTAAATTTCAATAATTCATATTCAATTGTAAATCTTTTATATTTTATTTCCAATATATTTCTCTATAGATTCAAAAGTTCGCTCAAAAAGT
The nucleotide sequence above comes from Sebaldella sp. S0638. Encoded proteins:
- a CDS encoding ankyrin repeat domain-containing protein, with amino-acid sequence MDKNKFPVGEVSNEFLEKLFSYVQSPIYTVRDCFEPKKIEYNGEIQNLGFLEIRVLGENGVRYAAPDLIFYYIIKYGYKPPQEFIEAVLYGPDPKTEEYKNYMLRYREEFLWGESEEIVRKTNDITTLIYTGDIEKLKNEMNKNINMVSKEGSFLNAAIKADQVEIAKYLISQGININKFNGQELNTAIRKSMNEVVELLLNKNIKIDTRVYALNPLFTAVQVRNYEAAKLLIMNGLSKNTEYTNEFMKEQSPLKIAQKRNDKKMLDILNSL